The following are encoded in a window of Mycobacterium sp. ELW1 genomic DNA:
- a CDS encoding DUF3329 domain-containing protein, with translation MEVSAAEGAADEPAAEQPPRRRWPLIRRVLLGALIVALLAGCGVLGWQAWQDHRVEVASRDGQAAAVRYAQVLTSIDSNNVDQNFADVLNGATGEFKDMYSQSSAQLRQLLLDNKATAHGVVIDSAVKSATPDKVVVLMFVDQTVANKAAPDPRIDRSRVKMTMEKVDGAWRASKVELP, from the coding sequence GTGGAGGTCTCGGCCGCCGAGGGGGCAGCCGACGAGCCCGCCGCGGAGCAGCCACCGCGGCGGCGCTGGCCGCTGATCCGGCGAGTGTTGCTGGGCGCGTTGATCGTTGCGTTGCTCGCGGGGTGCGGCGTCCTGGGCTGGCAGGCGTGGCAGGACCACCGGGTCGAGGTGGCCTCACGGGATGGGCAGGCGGCGGCCGTGCGCTACGCACAGGTGCTGACGAGCATCGACTCCAACAACGTCGACCAGAACTTCGCGGACGTGCTCAACGGCGCGACCGGCGAATTCAAAGACATGTACTCGCAATCCAGCGCACAGCTGCGTCAGCTGCTGCTGGACAACAAGGCCACCGCGCACGGCGTGGTGATCGATTCGGCGGTCAAGTCGGCGACGCCCGACAAGGTGGTCGTGCTGATGTTCGTCGACCAGACGGTGGCCAACAAGGCGGCGCCGGATCCGCGCATCGACCGCAGCCGAGTCAAGATGACGATGGAAAAGGTCGACGGAGCCTGGCGGGCAAGCAAAGTCGAACTCCCCTGA
- a CDS encoding MlaD family protein, producing the protein MISYAADRVVRVVGFGYRHRLWLSTAGLVMTLVVGAAYVMLGALRVSPFDSAYRVTIQLSESGGLLPNQDVTLRGVAIGRVQSLAITPNGVNAVATVRSDVQIPAASPVRVSGLSPAGEQYIEFAPDSDAGPYLHDGSVIAQSKTSVPVSLADVLAHADGMLKQVDPAKLELIKKELSLTNQGPQKLADIIDGGTFLLSTLDSVLPQTTSILRTSRIVLTTAAEKNAGIAVTTGNLSRTFVGVNKMVDGYRRLVDQTPQTLSATDTLFTDNSDTMVGLLTSMATASQLLYVRVPALNALFPDYRGSLLDAWSTVMHDHGLWATADIYPRYACDYGTPRRPASSADYPEPYLYTYCRDDDPAVLIRGAKNAPRPAGDDTAGPPPGADLGATTDPTPKGRYTIPTPYGGPVLPIEPPS; encoded by the coding sequence ATGATCTCTTACGCAGCCGACCGGGTCGTGCGGGTGGTCGGATTCGGTTATCGGCATCGATTGTGGCTGTCGACAGCGGGTTTGGTGATGACACTGGTGGTCGGTGCCGCGTACGTGATGCTCGGTGCGTTGCGGGTGTCGCCGTTCGACTCGGCGTACCGGGTGACAATCCAATTGTCGGAATCCGGCGGGCTGCTGCCCAATCAGGACGTCACGCTGCGGGGAGTGGCGATCGGGCGGGTGCAGTCGCTGGCGATCACACCCAACGGGGTCAATGCGGTGGCCACGGTGCGTTCGGACGTACAGATCCCCGCCGCGAGTCCGGTGCGGGTGTCGGGGCTCTCGCCCGCCGGGGAGCAGTACATCGAATTCGCACCGGATTCCGACGCAGGCCCGTATCTGCACGACGGCAGCGTGATCGCGCAGAGCAAGACGTCGGTGCCGGTCAGCCTTGCCGACGTCCTCGCCCACGCGGACGGCATGCTGAAGCAGGTCGACCCGGCCAAGCTCGAGCTGATCAAGAAGGAGCTCAGCCTCACCAACCAAGGCCCGCAGAAGCTGGCCGACATCATCGACGGCGGCACCTTCCTGCTGTCCACACTGGATTCGGTTCTGCCGCAGACCACGAGCATTCTGCGGACCAGCCGGATCGTGCTGACGACGGCGGCCGAGAAGAATGCGGGCATCGCGGTGACCACCGGCAACCTCAGCCGAACCTTCGTCGGGGTGAACAAGATGGTCGACGGGTATCGGCGGTTGGTTGACCAGACGCCGCAGACTCTTTCGGCCACCGACACTCTGTTCACCGACAACTCGGACACCATGGTGGGACTGTTGACCAGCATGGCCACCGCGTCGCAGCTGCTGTACGTCCGGGTGCCGGCCCTCAACGCGCTGTTCCCGGACTACCGCGGGTCACTGCTTGACGCGTGGAGCACCGTGATGCACGACCACGGCCTGTGGGCGACCGCCGACATCTACCCGCGCTACGCATGCGATTACGGCACGCCTCGGCGCCCTGCGTCGTCGGCCGACTACCCCGAGCCCTACCTGTACACGTACTGCCGCGACGACGATCCGGCCGTGCTGATCCGGGGCGCGAAGAACGCTCCGCGGCCGGCAGGCGACGACACTGCCGGCCCCCCGCCGGGTGCCGATCTGGGTGCCACAACGGACCCGACACCGAAGGGCCGCTACACCATTCCGACCCCCTATGGCGGCCCGGTGCTGCCGATCGAACCGCCGAGCTAA